A window of the bacterium genome harbors these coding sequences:
- a CDS encoding DUF1931 domain-containing protein gives MAEMIISKTKTKEAVKECNVSGEFYDALDAKVRELIVAAEKRALENGRKTVRPCDL, from the coding sequence ATGGCTGAAATGATCATCAGCAAGACGAAGACGAAGGAAGCCGTCAAGGAGTGCAACGTGTCCGGCGAATTCTACGACGCCCTGGACGCCAAGGTGCGCGAGTTGATCGTGGCCGCCGAGAAGCGCGCCCTCGAGAACGGTCGCAAGACCGTTCGCCCCTGCGACCTGTAG
- a CDS encoding YifB family Mg chelatase-like AAA ATPase, with translation MPVRVRTGALAGIAGLPVSVEVVINRGLPGYHLVGLPGTEVRESRERVLSALRHGGVRVPPGRITVNLAPAGVRKSGASFDLAIALGIAAAVEGWSVEGAVAARLRSVFLGELSLFGELRPVRGLLPVLLDVAGRGRRTAIVPAMQLREAELVPGLQVVAARDLAEVLDWCRRGREPERPVPACRQEPRDGAGAPASGSVAAADGGQAAAAAVAACAELARLTGQELARKAAVVAATGRHNLLLVGPPGAGKTRLARLLADLQPPLEPDEALTVTRIHSAAGLLAMSALAGRRPCRAPHHTVTQAGLLGGGPGLRPGEVTLAHGGLLFLDELAEFQPAVLDVLRQPLQEGHVTVSRGTGHRRFPAAFQLVAASNPCRCGYHGSSVRTCRCPPRERTRYLGRLSGPLLDRIDLFAEMSVWRGAFSAPAPAPVGAGWREVPTWEVMVAARRRLVAWSREAGAPQAAGNGAFMDEARRALGLSLRAVVRCQAVAATVAALDAAVVVEESHLREALEFRRELLIDPAG, from the coding sequence ATGCCGGTACGGGTCAGGACGGGCGCGCTGGCGGGCATCGCGGGTTTGCCGGTCAGCGTCGAGGTGGTCATCAATCGCGGATTGCCCGGCTACCATCTGGTGGGACTGCCGGGAACGGAGGTGCGCGAGAGCCGTGAGCGTGTGCTCTCGGCGTTGCGTCACGGCGGTGTGCGCGTGCCCCCCGGCCGCATCACGGTGAACCTGGCGCCCGCGGGTGTGCGCAAGAGCGGGGCATCGTTCGACCTGGCGATCGCGCTAGGCATTGCCGCCGCGGTGGAGGGCTGGTCGGTCGAAGGTGCCGTGGCAGCGCGACTGCGGTCGGTCTTCCTGGGTGAACTCTCGCTGTTCGGCGAACTGCGGCCCGTGCGCGGCCTGCTCCCGGTGTTGCTGGATGTGGCGGGACGCGGGCGGCGCACGGCCATCGTCCCGGCGATGCAGCTCCGGGAGGCGGAACTCGTGCCCGGCCTGCAGGTAGTGGCGGCGCGGGACCTGGCGGAGGTCCTCGACTGGTGTCGGCGTGGCAGAGAACCGGAACGTCCGGTACCTGCCTGCCGGCAGGAGCCTCGCGACGGCGCCGGAGCGCCGGCGTCCGGCAGCGTCGCCGCCGCCGACGGGGGGCAGGCGGCTGCGGCCGCGGTCGCGGCCTGCGCTGAACTCGCTCGCCTGACAGGGCAGGAACTGGCGCGCAAGGCCGCGGTGGTGGCTGCCACCGGGCGCCACAACCTGCTCCTGGTGGGGCCGCCGGGCGCCGGCAAGACGCGGCTGGCGCGCCTGCTGGCCGACCTGCAGCCGCCCCTGGAACCCGACGAGGCGCTGACGGTGACCCGTATCCACAGCGCCGCCGGGCTGCTGGCGATGTCGGCCCTGGCGGGCCGCCGCCCATGCCGCGCGCCGCACCATACAGTCACCCAGGCCGGGCTGCTGGGCGGCGGGCCGGGCCTGCGTCCGGGCGAAGTGACGTTGGCCCACGGCGGCCTGTTGTTCCTCGACGAATTGGCTGAATTCCAGCCCGCCGTTCTCGATGTGCTGCGGCAACCGCTGCAGGAAGGCCATGTCACGGTGTCGCGCGGCACCGGACACCGACGCTTCCCGGCCGCGTTCCAGCTGGTGGCGGCCAGCAACCCCTGCCGCTGCGGCTACCACGGCAGCAGCGTGCGTACCTGCCGTTGCCCGCCGCGTGAACGGACACGCTACCTGGGCCGGCTCTCCGGACCACTGCTCGATCGTATCGACCTTTTCGCGGAGATGTCGGTGTGGCGTGGGGCCTTCAGTGCACCGGCGCCTGCGCCTGTCGGCGCCGGATGGCGTGAGGTTCCCACCTGGGAGGTCATGGTCGCAGCACGCAGGCGCCTCGTGGCCTGGTCGCGCGAGGCAGGTGCGCCGCAGGCGGCAGGGAACGGCGCCTTCATGGACGAGGCGCGCCGGGCGCTCGGGCTGTCACTGCGCGCCGTGGTCCGCTGCCAGGCCGTGGCGGCCACGGTGGCTGCCCTTGACGCGGCGGTCGTCGTGGAGGAATCGCACCTGCGCGAGGCGCTTGAGTTCCGGCGGGAATTGCTGATCGACCCGGCGGGATGA